In a genomic window of Perognathus longimembris pacificus isolate PPM17 chromosome 21, ASM2315922v1, whole genome shotgun sequence:
- the Defb1 gene encoding beta-defensin 1, producing MRSPCLLLLLACFLLGQITPGAGLTGLGHRSDHYLCVKNGGFCLYSECPKNTKVEGSCYNKMANCCK from the exons ATGAGGTCTCCCTGCCTTCTGCTCCTGCTCGCCTGCTTCCTCCTCGGCCAGATCACCCCCG GGGCCGGCCTCACGGGGCTGGGACACAGGTCTGACCATTACCTGTGCGTGAAGAACGGTGGCTTCTGTCTCTATTCCGAATGCCCGAAGAACACCAAAGTCGAGGGCAGCTGCTACAACAAGATGGCCAACTGCTGCAAATAG